From a region of the Mercurialis annua linkage group LG1-X, ddMerAnnu1.2, whole genome shotgun sequence genome:
- the LOC126682564 gene encoding uncharacterized protein LOC126682564, producing the protein MAVQLIQGLMQYKYPKKFKSLPLHYSNGFSIHNNTYLVIKLPHSRLLRLLARSIVLSLIFVTFTMFSNNIFGDSSPFSLVSPPSILEHDSLGSNSNIDLDLLPLLFRDLITNEGLIKTGDKAVFVTNGNGNNDDHSIYSSKQILKENYDVDLVTAFDLDQQKGITDESFDFALTYSFHAAQGFIDRVLKVGGIAVVQLGDDPSFLFNKPSNYKIVYLRRFQSTIMAMRKTGHANANLSTKRKLLSYRTEERRAALNNLEDVLLEPPRSASRKSRTYLKKTKYLPDLTGDSLESYPRRVFIDVGLPEREGGSGTGWFEKHYPTRNLDFEMYKIETVTEVSSGKEVPQVEEIGMSGWLRKNVKEEEYVVMKAEAEVVEEMIESKSIRLVDELFMDCKPRGHNNGGRRAYWECLALYGRLRDEGIAVHQWWG; encoded by the coding sequence ATGGCTGTCCAACTCATACAAGGGTTGATGCAATACAAATACCCTAAGAAGTTTAAATCCTTGCCTTTGCATTATTCAAATGGCTTTAGTATTCATAATAACACTTACTTGGTTATCAAGCTACCTCATTCTAGGCTTTTGAGGCTTCTTGCTCGTTCGATTGTTTTGTCGTTGATATTTGTTACGTTCACCATGTTCAGCAATAACATTTTTGGTGATTCTTCCCCATTTTCTCTAGTATCGCCGCCCTCTATTCTTGAGCATGATTCTTTGGGCTCCAATTCGAATATCGATCTTGACCTCTTGCCTTTGCTTTTTCGTGACCTGATCACGAATGAAGGCCTTATCAAGACGGGTGATAAAGCTGTTTTCGTAACGAATGGTAATGGAAATAACGATGATCATTCTATTTATAGTTCTAAACAGATTCTAAAAGAGAATTATGACGTGGATTTGGTCACTGCCTTCGATTTGGATCAACAAAAGGGAATTACTGATGAATCTTTCGACTTTGCTCTCACTTATAGCTTCCATGCTGCACAAGGATTTATCGACAGAGTACTCAAAGTCGGCGGGATTGCTGTTGTTCAACTGGGTGATGATCCTTCTTTCCTATTCAATAAGCCATCTAATTACAAAATAGTCTATCTCAGGAGATTCCAGTCAACAATCATGGCAATGAGGAAAACAGGACATGCTAATGCTAATTTGAGCACAAAAAGGAAGCTACTCAGTTACAGGACAGAGGAAAGAAGGGCGGCATTAAACAACCTCGAAGACGTGCTCCTTGAACCACCACGGTCAGCTTCAAGAAAATCAAGGACATACTTGAAAAAGACTAAATATCTGCCAGATTTGACGGGTGATTCACTTGAAAGCTATCCACGTCGCGTGTTCATCGACGTTGGATTGCCAGAAAGAGAAGGAGGAAGTGGGACAGGATGGTTTGAGAAGCATTATCCGACAAGGAATCTTGATTTCGAGATGTACAAGATTGAGACAGTGACGGAGGTTTCATCAGGGAAAGAGGTGCCGCAAGTAGAAGAGATAGGAATGTCTGGTTGGTTAAGAAAGAATGTGAAGGAAGAAGAGTATGTAGTGATGAAAGCAGAGGCGGAAGTGGTGGAAGAGATGATCGAAAGCAAGTCAATACGATTGGTTGATGAGTTATTCATGGATTGCAAGCCAAGAGGACATAATAATGGAGGCAGACGAGCTTATTGGGAATGCTTGGCTTTGTATGGAAGGTTAAGAGATGAAGGTATTGCAGTCCATCAATGGTGGGGTTGA